The Pseudomonadota bacterium DNA segment AGGGAAAACAACAGCCTGAAGAATCGCCTGCGTACTCTGGAAGGGGAATGGAACCTCCGGAACATGGTCGGCAGAAGCAGATCAATGCAGAACCTTTTCAGCCTTGCGGTGAAAGTCGCCCAGTACCGGACGACCGTGCTGATTACCGGTGAATCCGGTACCGGAAAAGAGCTCGTTGCCCGGGGGATCCATTATGCAAGTGAACGTGCGGACAAACCGCTCGTTCCGGTTAACTGCGGAGGGATTCCGGAAACCCTTCTCGAAAGTGAATTGTTCGGTCATCTCAAAGGATCTTTCACCGGAGCCGATCGCAACAAGAAAGGTCTTTTTGAAGAGGCTGAAGGGGGCACTCTTTTTCTGGATGAAGTTGGCGAGCTGCCTCTGGCGCTCCAGGTAAAACTGCTCCGGGTGCTGCAGGAAAATGAAATTCGGCCCATCGGCGCAACAACCGACAGAAAAATCGATGTCCGGGTGATCGCCGCTACCTCCCGAGACCTTGGGGCGGAAATTGAAGCGGGGAATTTCAGAGAAGATCTCTTCTATCGGCTGAATGTCATGCCACTGCAGATTCCACCACTGCGGGAGCATCCGGATGATATCCCGGATCTCTGCAGAAACTTTATTGAAAAGTTCAACAAAAAAATGGGCCTTGGGGTTACCGGAATTGCCAGGGACGCCATGGCGGAACTTCTTGTATACCCTTGGCCGGGGAATGTAAGGGAGCTTGAGAACAGTCTGGAACGGGCCATGATCATGGCCGACGGCGAGGAGATTCGAAGCAGGGATTTCAATTTCATTTCCCGAACAGAAAACAGTTGCTGCCTCGAAGAAGAGCCCCTGGCGGCAGGGACGCTCTCCCTGAAAAAGGCAAAGGCCATCTGGGAAAAAAATCTGATCCAGAAGGCCATCGAAAAAACCGGGGGAAATCGATCAAAGGCAGCAGAGATACTCGAGCTGAGCTTCCCCTCACTCTTGGACAAGATCAAGAAATACAGGATAAAGGTCTGACCGGTCCTGGAATTTCTGGACTCCGCCGGCAAGCTGTCAACATGCCGGGTGTCAGTCGCCCTTCAGGGCGAGAAGCGGCTCCATTCTGGCAAGACGCCAGATCGGGAAAAACGCCCCGGCCAGACAGGAGAGACTGCCCAGAAACATTGCCAGCAGGCTGAAGAGAATGCTGCCTGGAGAGGTCACTGAAATTTCACCAAGTCGGCTCATCAGGCTGAAATCGGCGGCAAGAATGTTCAGCAGCAGATGACCGGTAACAACTCCGATCACCCCGCCGAAGAGGCTGATAATCGCCGCCTCACTGACGAACATATTGATGATATGGATTCTTCGCGCGCCGATGGCCTGAAGGATACCTATCTCCCGCTGCCGTTCATTGGTGATGGCGGTAAAAGTCGACCAGGCAAGCAGCACGGCAAGAAACGAGGCAATAAAGATGGTAATCGTGAAAATCCTGGTGATGTCTTTCAGGGTGGATCTGACATCTTTGCCGATACTGCCTCTGGTCATCAGCCCCACTCTGGGGTTCGCGTTTCTGACTGCGGCAACCCCGTCATCAAGGGAAACCCCTTCCTTCAGTTTCAGGAACACAATGGAAATATCGGTTTTTTTACGCTGGCCGGTTGACTCGACTGAAATGGTATCAAGATCCTTTCTGCGCATGAAAACCCCGTGATCAAGACCGGTTCCAGTCTCTTCAAGATGCCCGACAACTTTAATATCGTGGCCGAAAAGAGTGGCGGTGTTGATCAGCCCCAAAAATTCGTGCACATAACTCCCGATATACACCTCACCCTCACCGAGCTCAACGTCGGTATCCAGCCAGGGTTTGATCACGAAATCAGTGTCCTGGTCAATGGCAACGACCTGACCTTCGACGATACTGCAACACTC contains these protein-coding regions:
- a CDS encoding sigma-54 dependent transcriptional regulator — encoded protein: MTKLTSDLNKLLVIDDEENMRHMLKVLAEHSGYQVETAADGREALTLLDRSQFDFILCDVKMPNIDGMEFLRRSQAVKGDATVIMMSAYGTIDLALDAMKAGAYDFISKPFKTDEVLLTLKKAEEREKLRRENNSLKNRLRTLEGEWNLRNMVGRSRSMQNLFSLAVKVAQYRTTVLITGESGTGKELVARGIHYASERADKPLVPVNCGGIPETLLESELFGHLKGSFTGADRNKKGLFEEAEGGTLFLDEVGELPLALQVKLLRVLQENEIRPIGATTDRKIDVRVIAATSRDLGAEIEAGNFREDLFYRLNVMPLQIPPLREHPDDIPDLCRNFIEKFNKKMGLGVTGIARDAMAELLVYPWPGNVRELENSLERAMIMADGEEIRSRDFNFISRTENSCCLEEEPLAAGTLSLKKAKAIWEKNLIQKAIEKTGGNRSKAAEILELSFPSLLDKIKKYRIKV
- a CDS encoding ABC transporter permease — encoded protein: MPAPSEKIASITAIAWKSVTRKMFRNLVLVLAVSMLVSLLVFALLFNRSIKEDIEAASQKLGADIVVVPPEAVELAEEFILESDEKTFYMDEFVFESLKDLPEVKAATYHIYLDTLESECCSIVEGQVVAIDQDTDFVIKPWLDTDVELGEGEVYIGSYVHEFLGLINTATLFGHDIKVVGHLEETGTGLDHGVFMRRKDLDTISVESTGQRKKTDISIVFLKLKEGVSLDDGVAAVRNANPRVGLMTRGSIGKDVRSTLKDITRIFTITIFIASFLAVLLAWSTFTAITNERQREIGILQAIGARRIHIINMFVSEAAIISLFGGVIGVVTGHLLLNILAADFSLMSRLGEISVTSPGSILFSLLAMFLGSLSCLAGAFFPIWRLARMEPLLALKGD